A stretch of the Poseidonibacter parvus genome encodes the following:
- a CDS encoding recombinase family protein, with translation MKAIIYYRKSTDRDDKQANSLEHQLENCRRVATLK, from the coding sequence ATGAAAGCAATAATTTATTATAGAAAATCTACAGATAGAGATGATAAACAAGCTAATTCATTAGAACATCAATTAGAAAATTGTAGAAGAGTGGCTACTTTAAAATGA